In Syntrophales bacterium, one genomic interval encodes:
- a CDS encoding acyl-CoA dehydrogenase: MILLNPTKHRRRYPDEPSRDIMLKTIEFFETKGKTKLKEDDRDRVWYDDFLEFIKKEKIFARLLTPSKYGPDESYRWDTWRNCEFNEITAFYGLHYWYTWQVSILGLGPIWMSDNEEVKKRAAELLEEGAIFAFGLSERDHGADIYSTEMTLTPQPDGTWLANGEKYYIGNGNKAEMVSTFGRTSDTGDYVFFISNFRHKQYELRKNIVNVQSYVADFKLTNYPVTEADILKKGPGAWDDMLNTVNVGKYNLGWASIGICTHAFYEAINHASNRKLYGMYVTDMPHVKQMFTDAYVRLVGMKLFGLRCADYMRTAHAGDRRYLLYDPTMKMKVTTQGEQVIDLLWDVIAAKGFEMDTYFEMATRDIRALPKLEGTVHVNIMLIVKFIKNYLFDHHEFEPVGTIDDMKSDDFFWNQGPAKNLGSVRFHDYSKAYDAFDLPNISIFRKQIDLFKEMLITAMPDESQMRNPDFMLTLGEMFTLIVYGQLILENAPLYGIDKDIIDQMFDCYVRDFSSFALEMHNKPSVTQQQMHHCLKLIGKPVVDEARYDRVWNGYVIALKNAYEMNP; this comes from the coding sequence ATGATTTTGCTCAACCCCACGAAGCACCGGCGACGGTATCCCGATGAGCCGTCCCGGGACATCATGCTCAAAACCATCGAGTTTTTTGAAACGAAGGGAAAAACAAAACTCAAGGAAGACGACCGTGACCGGGTCTGGTATGACGACTTTCTGGAGTTCATCAAAAAAGAAAAAATCTTCGCACGACTCCTGACGCCCTCGAAATACGGTCCCGATGAGAGCTACCGCTGGGATACCTGGAGGAACTGTGAGTTCAATGAAATCACTGCGTTTTACGGACTTCACTACTGGTACACCTGGCAGGTGAGCATTCTCGGTCTCGGACCCATCTGGATGAGTGATAACGAGGAGGTCAAGAAAAGGGCCGCGGAATTGCTCGAGGAAGGCGCCATTTTCGCCTTCGGGCTTTCAGAGCGTGATCACGGGGCCGACATATATTCCACGGAAATGACCCTCACACCCCAGCCTGACGGGACCTGGCTGGCCAATGGTGAAAAATATTATATCGGGAACGGCAACAAGGCGGAAATGGTCTCCACATTTGGCAGAACATCCGACACCGGAGACTATGTCTTCTTCATTTCGAACTTTCGCCACAAGCAGTACGAACTGCGGAAAAACATCGTCAATGTCCAGTCTTACGTCGCCGACTTCAAACTCACCAACTATCCCGTGACGGAGGCCGACATCCTGAAAAAAGGCCCCGGGGCCTGGGACGATATGCTCAACACAGTAAACGTGGGCAAGTACAATCTTGGCTGGGCCTCCATCGGAATCTGCACCCATGCCTTTTACGAAGCCATAAACCACGCGTCGAACCGGAAGCTCTACGGGATGTACGTCACCGACATGCCCCACGTGAAACAGATGTTCACCGATGCCTATGTCCGCCTGGTGGGAATGAAGCTTTTCGGACTTCGGTGCGCTGATTACATGAGAACGGCCCATGCCGGGGACCGGCGTTACCTGCTTTATGACCCGACCATGAAGATGAAAGTCACTACCCAGGGTGAGCAGGTAATTGACTTGCTCTGGGACGTCATCGCCGCCAAGGGATTTGAAATGGACACCTATTTCGAGATGGCCACCCGGGACATTCGGGCGCTTCCCAAACTAGAGGGGACAGTCCACGTGAATATCATGCTCATCGTCAAGTTCATCAAGAATTACCTCTTCGATCACCATGAGTTTGAACCTGTTGGAACCATCGACGATATGAAAAGTGACGATTTTTTCTGGAACCAGGGACCGGCGAAAAACCTGGGCAGTGTCCGCTTCCATGACTATTCAAAGGCGTACGATGCTTTCGATCTTCCCAACATCAGCATTTTCAGAAAGCAGATCGATCTCTTCAAGGAGATGCTCATAACCGCCATGCCCGATGAGAGTCAGATGCGAAATCCGGATTTTATGCTTACCCTGGGTGAAATGTTCACCCTCATAGTCTACGGACAACTGATTCTGGAAAACGCTCCCTTGTACGGCATCGACAAGGACATAATCGACCAGATGTTTGACTGCTATGTCAGGGATTTTTCATCCTTCGCCCTGGAGATGCATAACAAGCCTTCGGTAACGCAACAGCAAATGCACCACTGTCTGAAGCTGATAGGCAAGCCCGTGGTAGACGAAGCACGGTATGACAGGGTCTGGAACGGGTATGTCATTGCCCTCAAGAATGCCTATGAAATGAATCCCTGA
- a CDS encoding GIY-YIG nuclease family protein, with protein MEQTWYVYIIRRADGCLYTGISTDPHRRRVEHERGGGRGSRYLRGRGPLELVFIRTAGTRSAAMKLERTIKNLSRAAKLSLISGSSITEPPVDTGE; from the coding sequence ATGGAGCAGACTTGGTATGTCTACATTATACGCCGCGCCGATGGATGTCTTTACACCGGTATCAGCACCGATCCGCACAGGCGTCGAGTCGAGCATGAACGGGGCGGAGGGCGGGGGTCACGTTATCTCAGGGGGCGAGGTCCGCTGGAACTGGTCTTCATTCGTACCGCAGGAACCCGGTCGGCTGCCATGAAACTGGAACGGACCATCAAGAACCTGTCCCGGGCCGCGAAACTTTCCCTGATCAGCGGTTCGTCCATCACCGAGCCCCCTGTCGATACCGGGGAATGA
- a CDS encoding peptidase MA family metallohydrolase: MKYSPRAILAAAAVVLVLVIPVSSGCKELQVLASQDVTVYYEDSLEASALEIEASFRDLVRELEAVLGWRLPESPAVVLTADRRTFVRMAGSDHVAAVAIPRKQLILIDHSRMTLRSSTLKHTLKHELCHLLLHRHIDSPRLPRWLDEGVAQWTSDGMSEILMKRNPFLVSRAVRTGNIIPLRHMETSFPASEQELLLSYEASKSIVEFILRDYGREGLQGILEGLRRGDDIDGAVPGSLGISLDELERRWHDHVRGRASWIAFAGYYLYELLFVGAALLLVAAFIRTMKRKRDFRRFDEGDDTGQEK, translated from the coding sequence ATGAAATATTCTCCCAGAGCCATCCTGGCCGCCGCGGCCGTCGTGCTTGTCCTTGTGATTCCTGTCTCGTCCGGATGTAAAGAGCTCCAGGTTCTTGCCTCTCAGGATGTGACCGTCTACTATGAGGACTCCCTGGAAGCGTCGGCACTCGAAATCGAAGCTTCCTTCCGGGACCTGGTCCGGGAACTTGAGGCTGTCCTGGGCTGGCGGCTTCCGGAGTCTCCGGCGGTGGTCCTCACGGCGGACAGGAGAACCTTCGTTCGCATGGCGGGTTCCGATCACGTGGCTGCCGTGGCGATTCCCCGGAAGCAACTCATTCTTATCGACCATTCCCGCATGACTCTGCGGTCTTCTACCTTGAAACACACCCTGAAGCATGAACTCTGTCACCTGCTTCTCCACCGGCACATAGATAGTCCGAGACTGCCACGATGGCTCGATGAAGGCGTCGCCCAGTGGACCAGCGACGGCATGTCGGAAATCCTTATGAAACGGAATCCTTTTCTGGTTTCCAGGGCGGTCAGGACGGGCAACATCATCCCCCTGCGTCACATGGAGACATCATTTCCCGCGAGTGAGCAGGAACTTCTGCTGTCATACGAGGCGAGCAAAAGCATCGTCGAGTTCATACTCAGAGACTACGGCCGTGAGGGTCTTCAGGGGATTCTCGAGGGTCTTCGCCGGGGCGACGACATTGACGGGGCGGTGCCGGGGAGCCTCGGTATCTCCCTTGATGAACTGGAACGCCGCTGGCACGACCACGTCAGGGGACGGGCCTCCTGGATAGCCTTTGCGGGGTATTATCTCTACGAGCTGCTTTTCGTCGGCGCCGCACTGCTCCTGGTCGCTGCGTTTATCCGGACTATGAAACGAAAAAGGGATTTCAGACGGTTCGATGAAGGAGATGACACAGGTCAGGAAAAATAG
- a CDS encoding biotin--[acetyl-CoA-carboxylase] ligase — protein sequence MKRAILTRLKEGCTVSGEVLAAELGVSRTSIWKYVKKLRLEGYRISSSPRRGYALTGVPDRLLADEIASGLETRTVGRNIVLFEMLSSTQNHAKKLAYQGSADGTLVVAERQTDGRGRLGRSWASPPGGLYFSLILRPPVDIVDACRIPLVAGVALLRAIGRHTTLRPRLKWPNDVLVNDRKTAGILAEMSAEVDRLDWIVLGVGINVNTPPSEFPEDIREKAGSLAGNNGAAVSGVKLLQDSLRELEQALDTFGSDGFEPFRRQWKDQNCTMEQRVTVTGGREAIEGRAVDIDSDGALVLECDDGIRRRIFTGDVSFAEATEGAFPKNRRPDRPARA from the coding sequence ATGAAACGAGCCATATTAACCCGCCTCAAGGAGGGATGCACCGTCTCGGGTGAAGTCCTGGCCGCTGAGTTGGGTGTCTCCCGGACCTCCATCTGGAAATACGTCAAAAAACTACGCCTGGAAGGGTACCGTATTTCCTCCTCGCCCCGAAGGGGCTACGCGCTGACCGGTGTCCCCGACCGCCTCCTGGCCGATGAAATCGCATCGGGTCTCGAAACCCGCACGGTGGGTCGAAACATCGTCCTCTTCGAAATGCTGTCTTCAACACAGAACCATGCGAAAAAGTTGGCATACCAGGGAAGCGCTGACGGGACATTGGTGGTAGCGGAAAGGCAGACCGACGGCCGGGGACGACTGGGCCGTTCCTGGGCCTCGCCTCCCGGGGGACTATATTTTTCCCTTATTCTCCGTCCCCCCGTCGACATCGTCGATGCCTGCCGGATTCCCCTGGTTGCCGGCGTCGCCCTGCTCAGAGCCATCGGGCGGCACACAACGCTGCGGCCCCGGCTGAAATGGCCCAATGATGTTCTTGTCAATGATCGCAAGACCGCGGGCATTCTGGCGGAAATGAGCGCCGAAGTGGATCGTCTCGACTGGATTGTCCTCGGAGTCGGAATCAACGTCAACACGCCACCCTCTGAATTCCCCGAGGATATTCGGGAGAAGGCGGGCTCGCTGGCGGGGAACAATGGAGCAGCGGTGTCGGGAGTGAAGCTGCTCCAGGACAGCCTTCGTGAACTGGAACAGGCTCTCGATACGTTTGGTTCGGACGGATTTGAACCGTTCCGGCGGCAGTGGAAGGACCAGAACTGCACCATGGAACAACGGGTCACGGTGACAGGGGGAAGGGAGGCCATAGAAGGACGAGCCGTCGATATCGATAGCGACGGAGCCCTGGTTCTGGAGTGTGACGACGGCATCAGGCGAAGGATTTTCACCGGCGATGTGTCCTTCGCAGAAGCGACTGAAGGCGCTTTCCCGAAGAACAGGCGCCCGGACCGCCCTGCCCGGGCTTGA
- a CDS encoding TIGR01212 family radical SAM protein (This family includes YhcC from E. coli K-12, an uncharacterized radical SAM protein.) encodes MEPNRHHSGKRYRDLKSFFFDLFGCRVFKIQIDAGFTCPNRDGSIACGGCIYCDGRYSRLRQSGPLPTVSEQIAAGRELYRRIRGATQYIAYFQTASNTYGSFPHLKALYDEALAQEGVLGISVGTRPDCIADDVIDLLQRYADQGRHVWIEYGLQSAHDRTLRAINRGHDAAAFVDTVERTAGRGIYICAHIILGLPGESGDDMMRTARFLADLPIDGIKIHLLLALDGTEAGRLYRTGALPMMTREEYVSTVVDILEVLPPKIVIQRLTADGYRDIFLAPEWGKNKLAVLNAIDDELDRRNTFQGAALVHR; translated from the coding sequence ATGGAACCAAACCGGCATCATTCCGGAAAACGCTATCGGGACCTGAAAAGTTTTTTTTTCGATCTCTTCGGCTGCAGGGTCTTCAAAATACAGATAGACGCGGGCTTCACCTGTCCCAACCGTGACGGGTCCATCGCCTGTGGAGGCTGCATCTACTGCGACGGGCGGTATTCCCGTCTCCGCCAGTCAGGTCCCCTGCCCACGGTGAGCGAACAGATAGCCGCCGGAAGAGAGCTCTACAGGCGTATCCGGGGGGCAACACAGTATATCGCCTATTTTCAGACGGCTTCAAATACCTACGGTTCCTTCCCGCACCTCAAGGCGCTCTATGACGAGGCTCTTGCCCAGGAGGGCGTGCTCGGCATTTCCGTTGGAACGAGGCCGGATTGCATTGCCGACGATGTCATCGACCTGCTTCAGCGTTATGCCGATCAAGGGCGCCACGTCTGGATCGAATACGGTCTCCAGTCGGCTCATGACCGCACCCTGCGGGCCATCAACCGTGGTCACGACGCGGCGGCCTTCGTCGATACGGTGGAACGAACCGCCGGGCGGGGCATCTATATCTGTGCTCATATTATCCTGGGCCTTCCCGGCGAGAGCGGGGACGACATGATGCGAACCGCACGGTTCCTGGCAGATCTGCCCATCGACGGGATCAAGATACACCTGTTGCTGGCCCTGGACGGAACTGAAGCCGGACGCCTCTACAGGACAGGAGCCCTGCCGATGATGACCCGGGAGGAATACGTGTCCACCGTGGTGGACATACTGGAGGTGTTGCCTCCGAAGATCGTGATTCAGCGTCTCACAGCGGACGGCTACCGGGACATCTTCCTGGCCCCCGAGTGGGGGAAAAATAAGCTGGCTGTGCTGAACGCCATTGACGACGAACTGGATCGCCGGAATACCTTCCAGGGCGCCGCTCTCGTTCATCGCTGA
- a CDS encoding UDP-N-acetylglucosamine pyrophosphorylase, which translates to MTMHIPEKTRLLMDRGVTVHNPSTVYVGDEVILERISGNGVVIWGGTRIRGPKTLISAGSRLGEEGPVTLVDCRLGQSVTLKGGGFRESLFLEGASVGSGAQVREACLLEEEAGAAHSVGLKQTILFPFVTLGSLVNFCDCLMAGGTGRKHHSDVGSSYVHFNFTPNQDKATASLVGDVPRGVMLRERPIFLGGQGGLVGPARVGYGTVVAAGTILREDLGDDCLYYGDSRRSAGSRPFYNGFYGNQERIIMNNINYIANLVALREWYRLVRRPFFDDSEFGPALYEGAMDILDMALNERIGRFGELAQKMDPSAGNAEPSSSGSGGTGTTPLRQPLNRVWPHLRDFFSSIESRRFDTKHSDALCRVLAQKEHEGHGTSRYLEAIRSLDNAMAARGTAWLKGITEQVATQARTLLYKA; encoded by the coding sequence GTGACTATGCACATACCCGAAAAGACACGGCTTTTAATGGACCGTGGCGTTACCGTTCACAACCCATCGACGGTATATGTCGGCGACGAGGTTATTCTGGAAAGAATATCCGGAAACGGCGTGGTGATCTGGGGAGGTACCCGCATACGGGGCCCGAAGACCCTCATCTCAGCCGGTTCCCGGCTGGGGGAAGAGGGCCCGGTTACTCTCGTCGACTGCCGGTTAGGACAGTCGGTGACTCTCAAGGGGGGAGGGTTCAGAGAGTCCCTGTTCCTCGAGGGGGCCTCCGTGGGTTCGGGAGCACAGGTCCGGGAGGCCTGCCTGCTGGAGGAGGAAGCCGGCGCTGCTCATTCCGTGGGCCTGAAGCAGACTATTCTGTTTCCCTTCGTCACGCTGGGAAGCCTGGTCAATTTCTGTGACTGCCTCATGGCAGGCGGCACCGGTCGGAAACACCACAGCGACGTGGGAAGCTCCTACGTGCACTTCAATTTCACGCCCAATCAGGACAAGGCAACAGCATCCCTCGTCGGTGATGTACCCCGGGGTGTCATGTTGCGGGAGCGGCCCATTTTCCTGGGCGGTCAGGGAGGACTTGTAGGACCCGCCCGGGTCGGGTACGGGACAGTGGTTGCCGCCGGAACAATCCTGCGGGAAGATCTGGGTGACGATTGTCTTTACTACGGAGATAGCAGGAGATCGGCGGGCTCGCGGCCCTTTTATAACGGGTTTTACGGCAACCAGGAACGTATCATTATGAATAATATCAATTATATAGCAAATCTCGTAGCCCTGCGGGAATGGTACCGTCTGGTGCGGCGCCCTTTTTTCGATGACTCCGAGTTCGGTCCCGCTCTCTACGAAGGGGCCATGGACATCCTCGACATGGCACTGAACGAACGCATAGGACGATTCGGCGAGCTTGCACAAAAAATGGATCCTTCCGCCGGCAACGCCGAACCATCTTCCTCCGGAAGCGGCGGGACGGGCACTACTCCCCTGCGGCAGCCATTGAACAGGGTCTGGCCCCATCTGAGGGACTTCTTCTCCTCCATCGAATCCCGCCGTTTCGACACGAAGCACAGTGATGCCCTGTGCCGAGTACTGGCACAGAAAGAACATGAAGGGCACGGCACCTCCCGCTACCTGGAGGCGATCCGTTCCCTTGACAATGCCATGGCGGCCCGTGGAACAGCCTGGCTCAAGGGAATAACGGAGCAGGTCGCAACACAGGCCCGCACGCTGCTATACAAGGCGTGA
- the radC gene encoding DNA repair protein RadC: protein MPKQRGYSLSIRQWSKDDRPREKLLKYGEQTLSNAELMAIIIRTGTPGRSAVDIGREVLHRFRSLRAMSDADITEFREIAGLKNAKIAQIKAAVELGRRMHSEEKSVEQPVRNSSDVAERLMPLLRDLKKERFVVLLLDRKNVIADVIEIDQGTVDQANPHIREILQQAIRKNSASIIVSHNHPSGSVEPSDQDRLFTKNLVIAARATGICCFDHIIIGDNCYYSFADEGLMNAYAMVAKGDP, encoded by the coding sequence ATGCCGAAACAACGGGGATATTCTCTTTCGATCCGCCAGTGGTCGAAAGACGACCGTCCCAGGGAAAAACTGCTGAAATATGGAGAGCAGACTCTCAGCAATGCGGAACTTATGGCCATCATAATCCGCACGGGAACGCCGGGCAGAAGCGCCGTCGATATTGGCAGAGAGGTGCTTCACCGCTTCAGGAGCCTTCGGGCCATGAGCGATGCCGATATAACCGAGTTCAGAGAAATCGCGGGGTTGAAAAACGCCAAGATCGCCCAGATCAAGGCCGCCGTCGAGTTGGGCCGGCGCATGCACAGCGAGGAAAAGAGCGTCGAGCAGCCTGTGCGCAACTCATCCGACGTGGCGGAACGGCTCATGCCCCTCTTGCGGGATCTCAAAAAAGAACGGTTTGTTGTGCTGCTGCTGGACCGAAAAAACGTTATCGCCGACGTCATTGAAATCGACCAGGGTACCGTGGACCAGGCAAATCCCCATATACGGGAAATTCTCCAGCAGGCCATCAGGAAAAATTCCGCGTCCATCATCGTTTCGCACAATCATCCGTCCGGTTCCGTCGAACCGAGCGATCAGGACAGGCTGTTTACGAAAAACCTCGTCATCGCCGCCCGGGCAACGGGGATCTGCTGCTTTGACCACATCATTATCGGCGACAACTGTTATTACAGCTTCGCCGACGAGGGACTCATGAACGCCTACGCAATGGTTGCGAAAGGGGATCCCTGA
- the mnmG gene encoding tRNA uridine-5-carboxymethylaminomethyl(34) synthesis enzyme MnmG → MAGKTGFDIIVVGAGHAGCEAALAAARMGCDTLLFNINLDSMALMSCNPAIGGLGKGQIVKEVDALGGEMGKIADLTACHFRRLNVSKGPAVQSTRCQCDKQLYRLAMKQVLERQPGLALRQGLVETLVVRDGRVRGVLDNTGFFSEAKAVIITVGTFLNGLVHIGMSRQPAGRAGEIASIRLAQNLRELGFVMGRMKTGTPPRLRASSIDFSVMERQDSDPDPRPFSFSTTRLREERLPSYFTATSNETRRIIIDNIGHSPLYSGAIMGSPARYCPSLEDKFMRFADKTSHPVVLEHEGLETEEIYAKGLGNSLPLELQDELVRSVPGLEEAEIMRSAYAIEYDYIQSTQLAPTLETKLVRGLYLAGQPNGTSGYEEAAGQGILAGINAALAVQKREPFILDRSEAYLGVMVDDLVTQGVDEPYRMFTSRAEYRLMLREDNAAARLMKRGFELGLITREQYLEMEETERRIREGIGTLTSRKLYPLPETNRLLESLGTEPLKQAVTFFQILKRPGITCDGLAGLEGWEGMGIEGDDVKRRIETEAKYEGYIQRQKEDVKRFRDLEGKKLPPDIDYSMIPSLSRELVKKLSAVRPSSLGQAKRIPGMTQGGLSALLIFSRKINAAREPDNRNQQETAS, encoded by the coding sequence ATGGCAGGCAAAACAGGCTTTGATATAATTGTTGTCGGCGCGGGACACGCCGGTTGCGAGGCGGCATTGGCCGCCGCCCGGATGGGCTGTGACACGCTCCTTTTCAACATAAATCTTGACTCCATGGCCCTCATGTCATGCAACCCGGCCATCGGAGGTCTCGGCAAGGGTCAGATCGTCAAGGAAGTTGATGCCCTGGGTGGTGAAATGGGCAAAATAGCCGACCTGACGGCTTGTCATTTTCGTCGGCTCAATGTCTCCAAGGGACCAGCGGTGCAGTCCACCCGGTGCCAGTGCGACAAGCAGCTCTACCGCCTGGCAATGAAGCAGGTTCTGGAGAGACAGCCGGGACTGGCGCTTCGTCAGGGTCTGGTTGAAACATTGGTTGTCCGGGACGGCCGCGTTCGGGGCGTCCTGGACAACACGGGCTTTTTTTCCGAGGCCAAAGCGGTGATCATCACGGTGGGAACCTTCCTCAACGGCCTCGTTCACATCGGCATGTCCCGGCAGCCGGCCGGCCGTGCGGGGGAAATCGCGTCGATCCGACTGGCCCAGAATCTCCGGGAACTGGGGTTTGTCATGGGACGGATGAAAACGGGCACACCGCCACGGCTGCGGGCTTCAAGCATTGATTTTTCCGTCATGGAACGACAGGACAGCGACCCGGACCCACGACCCTTTTCTTTCAGCACAACGCGGCTCCGGGAGGAACGCCTGCCCTCCTATTTCACCGCTACCAGCAATGAAACCAGGCGCATCATAATCGACAACATCGGCCACTCTCCTCTTTATTCCGGTGCGATCATGGGCAGCCCCGCCCGGTATTGTCCATCCCTTGAAGACAAGTTCATGCGTTTCGCCGACAAGACGAGTCATCCTGTGGTCCTCGAGCACGAAGGTCTTGAAACAGAAGAAATCTACGCCAAGGGCCTGGGAAACAGTCTCCCCCTGGAGCTCCAGGATGAACTGGTCCGTTCCGTGCCCGGTCTGGAAGAAGCGGAGATCATGCGGAGCGCCTATGCCATCGAGTACGACTACATTCAGTCCACCCAACTGGCGCCGACCCTGGAGACGAAACTGGTGCGAGGCTTGTACCTTGCCGGACAGCCCAACGGCACCTCAGGGTATGAAGAGGCAGCCGGGCAGGGGATTCTGGCGGGAATCAACGCGGCCCTGGCAGTGCAGAAACGGGAACCTTTCATTCTCGACCGATCGGAGGCCTACTTGGGGGTTATGGTCGACGACCTGGTGACGCAGGGTGTCGACGAACCCTACCGCATGTTCACCTCCCGCGCGGAGTACCGCCTTATGCTGCGAGAAGACAACGCCGCGGCCCGCCTCATGAAACGGGGCTTCGAGCTTGGACTGATCACCAGGGAACAGTACCTGGAGATGGAGGAGACGGAACGTCGAATCAGAGAGGGGATCGGGACACTCACATCCCGGAAGCTCTACCCCCTGCCGGAAACGAATCGCCTTCTTGAATCCCTCGGAACGGAACCCCTGAAACAGGCAGTCACCTTCTTCCAGATTCTGAAACGGCCGGGCATTACCTGTGACGGCCTGGCGGGCCTTGAAGGATGGGAGGGAATGGGTATCGAGGGCGACGATGTGAAACGGCGGATCGAGACGGAAGCCAAGTACGAAGGCTACATTCAGCGTCAAAAGGAAGACGTTAAACGCTTCAGGGATCTGGAAGGGAAAAAACTGCCACCCGACATTGATTACAGCATGATCCCCAGCCTTTCAAGGGAACTGGTCAAAAAGCTCAGTGCCGTACGGCCATCGTCCCTGGGCCAGGCTAAGCGAATACCGGGGATGACCCAGGGAGGTCTTTCGGCCCTCCTGATATTCTCCCGGAAAATCAATGCGGCGCGTGAGCCGGACAACAGGAACCAACAGGAGACAGCATCATAG
- a CDS encoding ATP-binding protein, with product MNLFLAFLFGLVISAAAGLGYAYRQKAERERMMRSIIKGSPIPTFVINRDHTVIYWNQALEALSGVKVRDIVGSKEHGKAFYGKEGPCMADMIVDESLKPDSDWYPSSIRKSPLIRDAYETTKFIKEMGGTGLWVRITAAAIRDSRGRITGAIETLEDITDSKRSEEELIRSKKIESLGTFASGVARDFDSLLSAVLRNIFLAKISADDENKMLEEDLAIAEKAGLQAKKLAHKLITFAKGGFTVRQIEPIDGILRELADSMDKREDIIWRISLPPDLWSVYGDGKQLRQAFKNIIENSIEAMPHGGYIELSAQNVVVGPYMPSLPRGDYVKVSITDRGSGINEKDMPRIFDPYFTTKRDGGRGTGLGLAVSHSILKNHDGLITVESSEQSGTTFDAYIPVKPPDVSGDTPGEEETPEAGETRV from the coding sequence ATGAACCTGTTTCTGGCATTTCTTTTCGGTCTCGTCATATCCGCCGCTGCCGGCCTGGGGTATGCTTACCGGCAAAAGGCGGAGCGTGAACGAATGATGCGCAGCATAATCAAAGGATCGCCCATTCCGACCTTCGTCATTAACAGGGATCACACCGTGATTTACTGGAACCAGGCCCTCGAGGCCCTGAGCGGTGTCAAGGTCAGGGATATCGTGGGCTCAAAGGAACACGGAAAGGCATTCTACGGGAAAGAAGGTCCCTGCATGGCGGACATGATCGTCGACGAATCGCTCAAACCCGATTCCGACTGGTATCCATCCTCTATCAGGAAGTCACCCCTTATCAGAGATGCCTATGAAACAACGAAGTTCATCAAGGAAATGGGGGGAACCGGACTCTGGGTCCGCATCACCGCTGCGGCGATACGTGATTCCCGGGGCAGAATCACGGGAGCCATCGAAACTCTTGAGGACATAACCGACAGCAAGCGCTCTGAAGAGGAACTGATCCGGAGCAAAAAAATCGAGTCCCTGGGAACCTTTGCAAGCGGCGTGGCAAGAGATTTCGACAGCCTCCTGTCGGCGGTTTTGCGTAATATCTTCCTGGCAAAAATCTCGGCGGACGATGAAAATAAAATGCTCGAAGAGGACTTGGCCATCGCGGAAAAGGCGGGTCTGCAGGCAAAAAAACTCGCCCACAAACTGATCACCTTCGCCAAGGGAGGGTTTACCGTGCGGCAGATTGAACCCATTGACGGCATTCTCCGCGAACTTGCCGATTCGATGGACAAGCGGGAGGACATCATCTGGCGGATTTCACTTCCTCCCGACCTCTGGTCCGTCTATGGCGACGGCAAACAACTCCGGCAGGCCTTCAAAAACATCATTGAAAATTCAATCGAGGCCATGCCCCACGGCGGGTACATCGAACTGTCCGCCCAAAACGTGGTTGTCGGTCCTTACATGCCGTCCCTGCCGCGGGGAGACTACGTGAAAGTATCCATCACGGATCGTGGCTCCGGCATCAATGAGAAGGATATGCCCCGCATTTTTGATCCCTACTTTACGACAAAACGGGACGGCGGTCGGGGGACGGGTCTTGGACTCGCCGTTTCTCATTCCATACTGAAGAATCACGATGGCCTGATCACTGTCGAATCATCGGAGCAATCAGGGACAACCTTCGATGCTTACATTCCCGTCAAACCACCCGATGTTTCGGGGGATACCCCCGGAGAGGAGGAAACGCCGGAAGCCGGGGAAACAAGAGTTTGA